In one Deinococcus misasensis DSM 22328 genomic region, the following are encoded:
- a CDS encoding carbohydrate ABC transporter permease, translating into AAMVDGASPLQTLFKVLLPVMGPALVTTGLLAFINAWNEYLFALTFTSDNRTVPVVIANYSGASQFELPWANIMAASILVTVPLIILVLIFQRNIISGLTSGAVKG; encoded by the coding sequence AGGCCGCCATGGTCGACGGGGCTTCCCCCCTGCAAACCCTCTTCAAAGTGCTGTTGCCCGTGATGGGTCCCGCTCTGGTCACCACCGGACTGCTGGCCTTCATCAACGCCTGGAACGAGTACCTGTTCGCCCTGACCTTCACCTCCGACAACCGCACGGTGCCCGTGGTGATCGCGAACTACTCTGGGGCTTCACAGTTCGAGTTGCCGTGGGCGAACATCATGGCCGCATCGATTCTGGTGACGGTGCCCCTGATCATTCTGGTGCTGATTTTCCAGAGGAACATCATCTCCGGTCTCACCTCTGGTGCCGTCAAAGGTTGA